A window of the Candidatus Atribacteria bacterium ADurb.Bin276 genome harbors these coding sequences:
- a CDS encoding Purine-binding protein precursor has protein sequence MNKWAWLLVLVVFFTLGSAALAFDPIPADHLKIGFVFVGPVGDGGWSYMHDQGRQAIEKAFPGVTTMYAESVPEGPDCARVMEQFVRNGAKLVFATSFGYMDQVIEVAKKYPDVIFMHCSGYKMADNVGLYFGRMYQARYLSGLVAGSMTKSNIIGFPAAHPIPEVIRMINAFTLGARKANPDAKVKVVWLYSWFDPGKEKEATKALIDAGADVIGMHADSGSTPQTAEESGVYVIGYNNDMSSYAPTKCLTSSVWDWSTTYIDIVKKVVEGTWKPENSWWGMETGIVKLTSFSQDVPGEVRALVQEEQEKIINGTWDVFWGPIKDQNGNEKVAEGQKMSDQDILSFSWFVEGVEGEIPVSQ, from the coding sequence ATGAACAAATGGGCATGGTTATTGGTTTTGGTGGTTTTTTTCACCTTGGGATCGGCTGCTCTGGCTTTTGATCCGATTCCTGCGGATCACCTCAAGATTGGCTTTGTCTTTGTGGGTCCGGTTGGTGATGGTGGATGGAGCTATATGCACGATCAAGGACGTCAAGCTATTGAAAAAGCTTTCCCTGGGGTAACGACGATGTATGCTGAATCGGTTCCTGAGGGGCCCGATTGTGCGCGAGTTATGGAGCAATTTGTTCGAAATGGAGCGAAGTTGGTTTTTGCTACTTCATTTGGGTATATGGACCAAGTCATTGAAGTGGCCAAAAAATATCCGGATGTTATATTCATGCATTGTTCGGGATATAAAATGGCCGACAATGTCGGTCTCTATTTTGGAAGAATGTATCAAGCGAGATATCTATCGGGGTTGGTGGCGGGAAGTATGACAAAAAGCAATATTATCGGTTTTCCGGCAGCTCATCCGATTCCTGAAGTAATCCGTATGATTAATGCTTTTACCTTAGGAGCTCGTAAAGCGAATCCCGATGCGAAGGTTAAGGTTGTTTGGCTTTATTCTTGGTTTGATCCAGGAAAAGAAAAAGAAGCTACGAAAGCACTTATAGATGCGGGAGCTGACGTGATTGGTATGCATGCCGATTCTGGATCAACTCCTCAGACTGCTGAAGAATCAGGGGTATATGTTATTGGTTATAATAATGATATGTCCAGCTATGCTCCGACGAAATGTCTTACCTCCTCAGTTTGGGACTGGTCAACAACCTATATTGATATTGTAAAAAAGGTTGTAGAAGGAACCTGGAAACCCGAGAATAGTTGGTGGGGGATGGAAACTGGTATAGTAAAACTCACGTCCTTTAGCCAAGATGTACCAGGTGAAGTGAGAGCCTTGGTTCAAGAAGAACAGGAAAAAATAATCAATGGAACCTGGGATGTTTTTTGGGGTCCAATAAAAGACCAAAATGGAAATGAGAAAGTAGCTGAAGGACAGAAAATGTCCGATCAAGATATCTTATCCTTCTCGTGGTTTGTCGAAGGAGTAGAAGGAGAAATTCCGGTAAGCCAGTAA
- a CDS encoding L-arabinose transporter permease protein, translated as MEMVISILAAAVRSGTPILFATLGEIIIEKSGILNLGLEGIMLIGALTGFSVSLASGNPWLGIIAAFILGAFITLIHGFISITLKGNQVVSGLAMTIFGTGVSSLIGKAFIGKTIPGLLKTPFPVLNRIPFIGPVFFNHDLMVYFSFFLVVFLSWFLISTRIGLNLRAVGDSPRAADALGLNVNRIRYLAVLIGGGIVALGGAYLSVAYNKMWTESMTAGRGWIAVALVIFAIWNPTRAALGAYLFGGVEAFQLRLQATGTSIPTPLLLMLPYLLTVSVLIFISIGKGKGILFGAPASLGQPYFREESD; from the coding sequence ATGGAGATGGTTATTTCCATTCTGGCTGCAGCAGTTCGAAGTGGCACTCCTATTTTATTTGCAACTTTGGGAGAAATTATCATTGAAAAATCGGGGATTTTAAACTTAGGATTAGAAGGAATAATGCTGATTGGGGCACTCACTGGTTTTTCGGTAAGTTTAGCCAGTGGTAATCCTTGGCTGGGAATAATAGCAGCCTTTATTTTAGGAGCTTTTATAACCCTCATCCATGGTTTTATTTCTATTACCTTAAAAGGCAATCAAGTAGTGAGTGGCTTGGCAATGACAATTTTTGGGACCGGAGTCAGTTCCCTCATAGGAAAAGCATTCATTGGTAAGACAATTCCAGGTTTATTAAAAACCCCTTTTCCAGTCTTAAACCGCATTCCTTTTATTGGTCCGGTTTTTTTTAATCATGACCTGATGGTGTATTTTTCCTTTTTCCTGGTAGTTTTCCTTTCCTGGTTTTTAATCTCGACTCGGATAGGTTTAAATTTACGAGCAGTAGGTGATAGTCCCAGAGCTGCTGATGCGTTGGGATTAAATGTCAATCGGATTCGTTATTTAGCAGTGTTAATTGGCGGCGGTATCGTTGCTTTGGGTGGAGCTTATCTTTCGGTAGCTTATAATAAAATGTGGACCGAATCAATGACTGCGGGAAGAGGTTGGATTGCAGTAGCGCTGGTAATATTTGCCATTTGGAATCCAACCCGTGCTGCTTTAGGAGCTTATCTTTTTGGAGGGGTAGAAGCTTTTCAATTAAGGCTTCAAGCAACAGGTACGAGTATTCCAACGCCCTTACTTCTGATGCTTCCCTATCTTCTTACGGTTAGTGTTCTAATTTTTATTTCAATTGGGAAAGGCAAGGGGATCCTATTTGGAGCTCCAGCTTCTTTGGGTCAACCCTATTTTCGTGAAGAAAGTGATTAA
- a CDS encoding beta-methylgalactoside transporter inner membrane component: MSIYFRINKRTSSSWLLSVFLPFISVLLALIGGSIFLSFLKVSPVQAYRGMFQTAFGDWYGISETIVKAIPLILSGIAVTLAFKATVWNIGAAGQIFLGALATTAAVRYFYVDNRGIMLVIMFLFAGIAGGGWAAIAGYLKARWNVNETITTLMLNYIAIHLADYFIYGPWKDPDSLGFPMTAPFPEAARLPQFAGTRIHYGLFIAIIFAILFWFIFRYTRWGYEIRVIGENPKAAQYAGIYYLRYIVLIMFISGAIAGIAGMGEVSGLQGRLQHGFTAEFGFTAIIVAWLARLNPISVMLVSFLIGALQVGGESLQIVMRLPIASTLVLQGLILFFVLGGEFFRNYRIRFIRGDER, translated from the coding sequence ATGAGTATTTATTTTCGAATTAATAAACGAACTTCTTCTTCCTGGTTATTAAGTGTTTTTCTACCTTTCATATCAGTGTTGTTGGCCTTGATTGGTGGGTCAATTTTCTTATCATTTCTCAAGGTATCCCCAGTTCAAGCTTATCGTGGAATGTTTCAGACTGCATTCGGTGATTGGTATGGAATAAGTGAAACCATTGTAAAAGCCATTCCCTTAATTTTATCAGGTATTGCAGTCACTCTGGCTTTTAAGGCTACCGTTTGGAATATCGGTGCTGCCGGCCAAATTTTTTTAGGGGCTTTAGCAACGACTGCAGCAGTTCGATATTTTTATGTAGATAATCGCGGGATAATGTTGGTTATTATGTTTCTATTTGCTGGCATTGCTGGTGGGGGTTGGGCTGCTATAGCAGGATATTTAAAAGCCCGTTGGAATGTAAACGAAACCATAACTACCTTAATGTTAAACTATATCGCCATCCACCTGGCTGATTATTTTATTTATGGACCGTGGAAAGATCCGGATAGCTTAGGTTTTCCCATGACTGCTCCTTTCCCAGAAGCAGCTCGGCTTCCACAATTTGCCGGAACCAGAATCCATTACGGGTTATTTATTGCAATCATTTTTGCAATTTTATTTTGGTTTATTTTCCGTTATACTCGTTGGGGTTATGAAATACGAGTTATTGGTGAAAATCCAAAAGCCGCTCAATATGCCGGTATTTATTATTTAAGATATATTGTCTTGATCATGTTTATATCTGGAGCTATAGCTGGTATTGCCGGTATGGGGGAAGTTTCAGGTTTACAGGGACGCTTACAACATGGATTTACTGCAGAATTCGGATTTACTGCGATTATAGTCGCTTGGTTAGCTCGCTTGAATCCCATTTCGGTTATGTTGGTTTCTTTTCTTATTGGTGCCCTCCAGGTAGGAGGTGAAAGCCTGCAAATTGTAATGCGATTACCCATTGCTAGCACCTTGGTGTTACAGGGATTGATACTATTTTTTGTTTTAGGGGGAGAATTTTTTAGAAATTATCGAATCCGGTTTATCAGAGGAGATGAACGCTAA